A stretch of DNA from uncultured Pseudodesulfovibrio sp.:
TGCCAGTATGCAAGGAGAAGAAGGCGGTCCAAAGGATACTGCTCGGTAGACAGTTCATCCAACTTATCTGCGGGAGCGGCTGTCCAGAAGGGGGCTTCTGTTTCGGGATGAACATTCTCGCCGGCGGCGCCGGAAAGAGCTGACAAGACCGGGTACAGAGCAAACGCCTGGGCGGCTTTTTCAGGGAGGATTTTGTTAAAGTCATCCTTGAAGGCCAAAAAGCCAGCCAGTCGAAGGCAAATAGGGAGATTCTGCTTATCTGTTGAATTCCAAACAGTTGAAGCCATCTGCATATTGCCGTTAGACAGAGACAGGGCTAACTTGAAGTTGCGCAGCAGGGTTGCGGTTTGCTCGGATATGAGCATGGAGCCCAACTCGTTATCGATGGCCTTTTCTGCTTCTTCAGGTGCCATGGTCAGGATGTTGTTGCGGAATTTGGTCCAGGCTGCGGAATCCGGATTCCCCAGGAACCAGTCGCTACGGGATTTGGAGTAGGGTGCAAGGACGTTTCCGGCCCAGAATGCATGTGCCTTCAGGTAGTTGCCTTGTAAAAACACATCAAGTTCTTCCGGCGTGTTTCCACTGCTGAGGAAGTGAAGAACCGACGTCCAGAAGGTGCGTACCGTTTCGTTTGAGATATTTTCTACAGCGGAAGTCGCTTCATCGAATTTTTCCAGAGAAACCGATGCCATAGCCTTGACTATCAACTGCGTGTCCGCAGACTGAACCATGGGGACGACTGCGAGAACGTCTGCTGCGGGTCCTTTAACGGGAGGATTGTCGGCAGCAATCGGTTGAGGGTTCATGATCCCATTAACCTTGTTCCAGAAATTGTTGTTCCAGACTTTGAGACCAACACTCCGAATCATATCAAGGGCTTCCTTCTGGGAATCCTTGGAGAGTGTGTTGTTGGCCAGATAAGACCAGTACATCTTGAGCCAGACGTCGTGCCAGATTGATTCGAGGGCGGGTTCACCTTTGAATCTGGCTCGGATTTCGTCGTCAGACATGAATTTGGTGGCCTGGGTGTACCAGAGCACGGCCTTGGTCAGATCGCCGAGCCCTCGTTGTGCCTGGCCTCCCAGCCACAGACGTTGCGCTTCGTCAGATCCGCTGAAAGCCGGCGTCATTTCGACGATCTCAAGGGCCTTTTGCGGAGAATTGAGATTCAAATAGACTTGGACTCGTTTGAGAACAGCCTCGGGCGTGTCGGCTGCGGACTCATGGGAGTATTCCTTTTCCAAACGATCCCAGGCTCGGTAGTGTTCAAGCCATTCCTGAAAGGACTGTTTCTCCGCAGCCGAGGCGGGTGACAGTCCAGCCAAAAGCATAAAAGCGGTCAGTAGCGAAAACGCGATGCGTGATTTCATTTTTCCTCAAATCGGCCGTAGCGGCCTTTTTGTCTGTTTGTGATGGGGCATCATTAACAGCCGCGAAAAGAATGCTCAATGGGAAGCAATACGGTTTCGTCCGAAGATTCATATCCCAACAGTTACAAAAACTCGTGAGAACGGATTTGGGAAGGGCAAATTCAGGGTGACGATTGTGGCTTTTTTGGCTTCCCGTTGTTAAAAGTTTACATAATTTACATTATGAGACAAATATACAAATGCCTGAATTTATGTAAGTTAAATGCCATCACTTTGAAAAAAGCTCGTCCAGACAAGCGTCAATTGGTAAGTTATCAACTTGGCGTAGCCGACAAGCACTGACAGTCGTCTTGTGGCGAATTTGGCCACGTGCCGGTTCTGTGTGGTGACAGTCGAAATACTGTCGGTATGGTATTCGGAGTTATTCAGATTCCACTTTGTTTCGCCCGGTTTGCTTGGCGCGGTACATGGCCGTGTCAGCTCTCTTGATGACCTGGCTATGCCCTTCCTCATCCCCATGAATTTCGGTTACCCCCAGGCTCACCGTAAAATGAAGGATGGCTCCGTCGTCTAGGAGGAATTCGGCCTGCTCAACGAAGCTGCGGATTCGTTCGGCAACGATCAACGCGTCCTTGAGGTGGGTCTCGGGCAATAGGATGATGAACTCCTCGCCGCCAAAACGGGCTAGGCAGTCCACTTCACGGAGATTCTCTTTGGCTGCTTTCGTCAGGTAAACAAGAACCTCATCGCCGACGTCATGTCCGTAGGTGTCATTGATTTTTTTAAAATTGTCGGCATCGAACAGGATGAGACTGGTTTTGGTCTTGTACCGTCGTGAACGGAGGAACTCCACTTCCAGTTGTTCGATGAAATAGCGCCGGTTGTATATACCGGTTAGTTCATCCGTGTTCGCCATAAGCTCAAGCTGGCCTTCAGTCTTTTTGCGGTCAGTGATGTCACGAAGCATCCCCACAGCGAAAAACTCGCCGTCTACCTGAAATGCACTGACAGAACGTTCAGCGGGAAACGTCTGACCGTCTTTGCGGATTGCCGGGAACTCCATGATAGAATCGAGCACAGGCCCCCTGCCAGTCGTCGCAAATTGTTTGAGGCCCTCTTGAGCAGGTTTGAGATACTCCTCCGGAGTGATAAGCGGGTGCATCTTTTGCCCGACGACTTCCTCCGACGTCCATCCCAGGACCTTTTCCGCAGCAGGACTCCAAAAAAGGATCGTGTCCTCGGCATCGATCATGATTAGCGGGTCATATGTGGCCTCAGCCATGGCCTGGATCTTCGCCTGTTCGGCCGCCAGCTCCTTGGCGATGACTTCACGATTGGTTGTGTCGTGCACGGTTCCGAAAGAACGGATCAACTCCCCTCCCCCATCGTACCGGTTCTCGCCCTGCTCATGGACGTACCGGACCGATCCGTCCGGCCGGATGATTCGATGGTCGATGGAGAGTCTTTCCCGTGACTTGATAGAATCCCAATATGCGTTTTTCATGCGTTCCCGGTCCGCCGGGTGGACGAGTTCGAAAAAAGCGTCCAGCGACGGCGTGAACTCCGATTTATCCACACCGAAGATGCGGTAGGTCTCCTCGGACCATTCGACCACGTCGGTCCGGGGGGTATAAGACCAATTCCCCAGATGGGCGATAGCCTGCGCTTCGTCGAGATCCATCTTTCCCTGCGAGACTTCAATACGCTGCCTCAGGTCGCGGTAGCCCAAATAGAGAAAGATGAAGAAAAATAGCAGGAACGCCAAGTGCACATAACCGGACAAGGGATGACGAACCGGCCACCCGCTTTTGGGAAGCACGGCCATTTGCCATGATCCTGAAGGGAAAAAGATGTCCGAGAGGATCGCTTTGGAAGACGGATTAAAAAGGATCTCGTCTCCAGAAAAGACCTTTCCTTGGGCCCCCTTTCCATCTTTCCCACGGATGGCAATACGCAGATCCGAAATGTTTTTCTCCTCTAGAACAAGAAACAACCGGTCTATGTCGAGGACTGCGGAAACGATGCCCCAGGATTCCTTGCGGCCGTCATCCGTTGTTGACCCCTTATTAATGAAAACCGGTGCACGGCCGACGAGTCCCCTCCCCCCCTGAACAAGATTGATCGGTCCGGCAACCACCATGCTCCCTTTACGCATGGCGAGCTGGACCTGCGGCCATTGGTTGGGCAAGTCCCGGTAATTTATACCTATGACATTTTCATTTCCACGTAGGGGATACACGAAGCGCATGATCAAATCTGGGGCGGCTCCCAAATTCCGTAGGAGATTGCTTCCCTGCAAAGCCCCCTGCGCGTACAGCCTGAATTCTTTGGCTGTGATATCGGGATGTACTGAAATGTAGTTTGCCGTTCCTTGAATAAGAAGGAGATTATTTACGATTTCTTTTTCTATGCCGACCCGGATCGGCGCGATTCTCTGCGAGACATCAACAACCTGTTGGCTACGAAACTGGCGCAAAAGAAGTTCCTGCAACACCAGATCTACAGAAAACAATAAAAGAAACAATACCGTCAGGTATATCGTAAACTTAAGTCGCATATTCGTTCCTTGCTGGTTGTTGTCTCATGCGCTTAAAATCTCGATTTGCCGGTTCATGCTGCCTAGAATTTACAGCTCGAGCCTTGCCTACTCCATCGATTGACCCCTACGGGCATTCTTTCTTCAGGACCGGCCCAAGTACTGAGTGGTCCGGAAGAATCAATCGTCTTGTTTTTTAAACCTGCCCTGTAAGTTCTTACCAAGAAAAAATAATCAGGCATACGTTTTTAAACAATTATTCTTTTACTGAAGGCACGTGCAACAATCATCCGAGGGCTCGAAGTGGTTGAGTCACCGAACGCGGACGGTTCGGTGCCGGAGGGGGGCTGGTGAATTCCCCGACGTGTGAATATGGGCTGTATAAAGTGACTTGGCCTCGACGTAAGGGCCAAAAAAAAGGCCCTTGCAAGGGCCTTTTTGGGTATTCGGATATCAGGCGAGACTACTCTTCTTCCTGTTTGGGGGCTGCCGCGCCTATACTTTTGAGGTATTTATCCCGGCATTCGTAGGAACAGAACACGTGGACCTTGTCCCCCTCCCGGACGCGGATGTCGCCGTCCTTGTCAACATAGGTCCCACAGGACGGGTCCTTGACCATCTCGCCGGAGGCAACCTTTTGCTTGAAGGATTTATCGTTTTTCATGTCCTTCTTGCGCTTGTCGCCCATGAAGAGCTTGTAGACCAGAAACAATGCCGCGGCGATGACCAGGAATTTGAGCATGGGTAGCCTCGTTGTTTGGTTTTATCAGGAGTCCTGCCAGAGCTTGCGCCCTTCCTGCCTGTATTCGATGGCGGACAAGGCCTCGTCCACAGTGGTTCCGTCAGGGAAGACGAAATCAGGGGCAATCTCCTTGAGCGGTACGAGCACGAATGCCCTCTCCTTGGCGCGAGGATGCGGCAGGGTCAGGAAATCCATGTCCATAACGGTATCGCCCCAGGCGATGATGTCCATGTCCAGCGGTCTGGGGCCACCGGGCACGGCTCGGGTTCGGCCCATCTTGGCCTCAATGGCCGTACAGGTGGACAGGAAACCGGGGGGCGACCAGATTTCGGCATCAATTTCGAGCTCGATAATCTGGTTGGTGAACCACGGCTGATCCTTGATCTCCCCCTGAGGTTCGGTCTCGTAGTAGTCCGAGACCTTTTTCAGACGGATATCGTCACCGTAGTCCTCCAAAAGGACCAATGCCTCATGCAGATTGTCTTCAGTGTCCCCTACGTTTGAGCCAAGGCTCACGTAGCAGGTCACAGTTTCGAAATTCTGGATACTGCCTCCTCGAGCTTGTCGTTGTTCACGGTAAGGGAGATGCGGAAGTACCCTTCGCCAGGACCGCCGAAGCCGTTGCCCGGGGTCAGGACCACGCCGGTCTTCATGAGCACGTTGGTCACGAAATCTGCGGACTTATACCCTTCCGGCACGTTGCACCAGAGGTAGAAGGAGGCATCCGGCACACGGTGTTTGATGCCGATCTTGTTCAGGGCGGCGCTGACAACATCGCGACGCTCCTTGTAAATGGCCCGGAATCCTTCAGCAAAGGGCTCGCCCTGCTTCAGGGCGGCGATGCCGGCTTCCTGAACGGCCTGGAAGATGCCGGAGTCCACGTTTTCCTTGATCTTGCCCAGACCAGCAATAAGGCTCTTGTTGCCCACGGCCATGCCAATGCGCCAGCCAGTCATGTTGTAGGTCTTGGACAGGGAATGGAACTCGATGCAGACGTCCTTGGCACCCTCGCACTCCATGATGGAAAGGGGCTTGTTGTCCGGATCGTAGTAAATTTCGGTGTAGGCCGCGTCGGAAACCACGATTACATTGAATTCCTTGGCCTTTTCGATCAGCTTCTCATAGAAGGGCTTGGTCGCAGTGGCCGCGGTCGGATTGTTCGGGTAGCAGACGAAGATCATCTTGGCCTTGGCCCAGGTGTCGTCGGAGATGGCGTCCAGGTCGACGAGGAAGTCGTTTTCCTCAAGCAGGGGAAGGTACTCGACCTTGCCACCGGCGAATTCCGTGGCGATGCCGTAGACCGGGTAGTTCGGCGTAGCCACCAGGACCGTATCGCCGGGATTGACGTAAGCCAGCGGGAAGTGGGCAATGCCCTCCTTGGAGCCGATGAGGCTGACGACTTCGGTTTCGGGATCCAGATCGGCGTTGAAGCGCTCCTTGTACCAGTCGGCCACGGCCTGACGATAGGCCAGCATGCCGACATAGTCGGGGTACCGGTGGTTTTTTGGCTTCTTGGCGCTCTCGTACAGAGCCTCGATGATGAATTCCGGGGTGGGCAGGTCCGGGTCGCCGATACCCAGGCTGATGATATCCATGCCCTTTTTGGCGACTTCGGCCTTGGCCTTGTCGATGGCGGCGAAAAGATACGGAGGCAGCGCCGACAAGCGGTCGGCCAACTTGAATTCAGACATGTATGGTCTCTCCTTGA
This window harbors:
- a CDS encoding diguanylate cyclase; this translates as MRLKFTIYLTVLFLLLFSVDLVLQELLLRQFRSQQVVDVSQRIAPIRVGIEKEIVNNLLLIQGTANYISVHPDITAKEFRLYAQGALQGSNLLRNLGAAPDLIMRFVYPLRGNENVIGINYRDLPNQWPQVQLAMRKGSMVVAGPINLVQGGRGLVGRAPVFINKGSTTDDGRKESWGIVSAVLDIDRLFLVLEEKNISDLRIAIRGKDGKGAQGKVFSGDEILFNPSSKAILSDIFFPSGSWQMAVLPKSGWPVRHPLSGYVHLAFLLFFFIFLYLGYRDLRQRIEVSQGKMDLDEAQAIAHLGNWSYTPRTDVVEWSEETYRIFGVDKSEFTPSLDAFFELVHPADRERMKNAYWDSIKSRERLSIDHRIIRPDGSVRYVHEQGENRYDGGGELIRSFGTVHDTTNREVIAKELAAEQAKIQAMAEATYDPLIMIDAEDTILFWSPAAEKVLGWTSEEVVGQKMHPLITPEEYLKPAQEGLKQFATTGRGPVLDSIMEFPAIRKDGQTFPAERSVSAFQVDGEFFAVGMLRDITDRKKTEGQLELMANTDELTGIYNRRYFIEQLEVEFLRSRRYKTKTSLILFDADNFKKINDTYGHDVGDEVLVYLTKAAKENLREVDCLARFGGEEFIILLPETHLKDALIVAERIRSFVEQAEFLLDDGAILHFTVSLGVTEIHGDEEGHSQVIKRADTAMYRAKQTGRNKVESE
- a CDS encoding transcriptional regulator; amino-acid sequence: MLKFLVIAAALFLVYKLFMGDKRKKDMKNDKSFKQKVASGEMVKDPSCGTYVDKDGDIRVREGDKVHVFCSYECRDKYLKSIGAAAPKQEEE
- a CDS encoding LL-diaminopimelate aminotransferase, producing the protein MSEFKLADRLSALPPYLFAAIDKAKAEVAKKGMDIISLGIGDPDLPTPEFIIEALYESAKKPKNHRYPDYVGMLAYRQAVADWYKERFNADLDPETEVVSLIGSKEGIAHFPLAYVNPGDTVLVATPNYPVYGIATEFAGGKVEYLPLLEENDFLVDLDAISDDTWAKAKMIFVCYPNNPTAATATKPFYEKLIEKAKEFNVIVVSDAAYTEIYYDPDNKPLSIMECEGAKDVCIEFHSLSKTYNMTGWRIGMAVGNKSLIAGLGKIKENVDSGIFQAVQEAGIAALKQGEPFAEGFRAIYKERRDVVSAALNKIGIKHRVPDASFYLWCNVPEGYKSADFVTNVLMKTGVVLTPGNGFGGPGEGYFRISLTVNNDKLEEAVSRISKL
- a CDS encoding tetratricopeptide repeat protein — encoded protein: MKSRIAFSLLTAFMLLAGLSPASAAEKQSFQEWLEHYRAWDRLEKEYSHESAADTPEAVLKRVQVYLNLNSPQKALEIVEMTPAFSGSDEAQRLWLGGQAQRGLGDLTKAVLWYTQATKFMSDDEIRARFKGEPALESIWHDVWLKMYWSYLANNTLSKDSQKEALDMIRSVGLKVWNNNFWNKVNGIMNPQPIAADNPPVKGPAADVLAVVPMVQSADTQLIVKAMASVSLEKFDEATSAVENISNETVRTFWTSVLHFLSSGNTPEELDVFLQGNYLKAHAFWAGNVLAPYSKSRSDWFLGNPDSAAWTKFRNNILTMAPEEAEKAIDNELGSMLISEQTATLLRNFKLALSLSNGNMQMASTVWNSTDKQNLPICLRLAGFLAFKDDFNKILPEKAAQAFALYPVLSALSGAAGENVHPETEAPFWTAAPADKLDELSTEQYPLDRLLLLAYWQQRFQSKPVPELAKRAAYLFDDSSFGIRSLIYLADDAVKAKDLQLGAFYLNRIDEPALPPELRTAWLDIKTRLELEAGHQTQALETYQEMTKTGEPVPVMTRLRMALLYQQRREYETAQKELLTMWEARATMTTALQAETLFWLGEGEQAMRNPDKALDYYLKLAWQYPQENIWCLTAMYRASLIYEKRGKYETAKRLLGTVVRNASRKEQRVAAQARIDAIDKKMGVEKDDDKSSLVYPF
- the folK gene encoding 2-amino-4-hydroxy-6-hydroxymethyldihydropteridine diphosphokinase: MSLGSNVGDTEDNLHEALVLLEDYGDDIRLKKVSDYYETEPQGEIKDQPWFTNQIIELEIDAEIWSPPGFLSTCTAIEAKMGRTRAVPGGPRPLDMDIIAWGDTVMDMDFLTLPHPRAKERAFVLVPLKEIAPDFVFPDGTTVDEALSAIEYRQEGRKLWQDS